One genomic segment of Primulina tabacum isolate GXHZ01 chromosome 9, ASM2559414v2, whole genome shotgun sequence includes these proteins:
- the LOC142504398 gene encoding uncharacterized protein LOC142504398 produces the protein MVAHISNFSFNDPLYLHPSDAPGISLAVDPLIGSENYGIWSRAMKIALHAKNKLGFVDGTCRKPAANSPSLYQWERCNAVVLSWIFSSISKEIFCGLVYAKEASSVWADLQERFDKICGSRIYAIHRDCLKDRALFPSISRSLSSCGMS, from the coding sequence ATGGTTGCTCATATCTCAAATTTCAGCTTCAATGATCCTTTGTATTTGCATCCATCTGATGCCCCAGGTATTTCTCTTGCTGTTGATCCACTAATTGGATCTGAAAATTATGGTATTTGGAGTAGGGCAATGAAGATCGCGCTGCACGCTAAGAACAAGCTCGGATTTGTGGATGGTACTTGCCGAAAGCCAGCTGCCAATTCTCCATCTCTATATCAATGGGAGCGTTGCAATGCAGTTGTTTTATCATGGATTTTCTCGTCTATATCCAAGGAAATCTTCTGCGGTCTTGTATATGCAAAGGAGGCTTCCAGTGTTTGGGCAGATTTGCAGGAGCGCTTCGACAAGATATGTGGTTCGCGCATCTATGCTATTCACCGTGATTGTCTCAAGGATCGGGCACTATTTCCGTCTATTTCTCGAAGCTTAAGCAGCTGTGGGATGAGCTAG
- the LOC142555203 gene encoding uncharacterized protein LOC142555203 isoform X2, with protein sequence MHTISRKPIIPPVHICFRLLSSYSWAPAFETAIPAFAFPGTAVIKAEELLGEMGRNGVLPDRVSFNTLIKGFCRERKLSEAMGLKKWMECANVVPDLVTYNVLIDGYFREGQVDEAIELWEEMRKRLEPDVIVYSTLINGYCSSGDVDRASEIFDEMLRKGVSPNNVTYTCLIIGLCKKGKLEKTKTLFNDMIGRGIRPDVVIFTGMVGGLCELGKTKKAVELFDFMLEKGEGISITTYNTLINGLCKVGLLDDAFRILEMMVDQNMKPDVVSYNTILKGLCDMGKVDGALKLFNSMNLNKNHAKPDSWTLTTLIQGLCKEGRLTKAEIVNREMVEYKKLRDVGPYTVLIDAHLKSKNVKKAMRLWREVFELGLIPDSLIYSATIEGLCKCGLINVAKGIFTKMRTNGPTPTTFDHNTLMAALRRESSLEQARTLFKYLVSGKCQPDVISYNIIIESSIKAGDVEFSNELLVDMQNRGLKPDAWTFSILINRFSKLGMMEEAKSVYDRTTACGFSPDVFVFDSLLKGFSAVGKTEEIVVLLHQIADSGVVLDDELTSTILMCICGIPEAEDIVKLLPSFNHDVSNSKRSSLMHDKLLTKLHNSADQLHTSTP encoded by the exons ATGCACACGATTTCAAGGAAACCAATTATCCCTCCAGTTCACATCTGTTTTCGTCTCCTCTCTTCCTACTCGTGGGCTCCCGCCTTTGAGACCGCCATTCCAGCATTTGCTTTCCCTGGTACGGCTG TTATAAAGGCAGAGGAATTATTAGGTGAGATGGGTAGAAATGGTGTGTTGCCGGATCGAGTTAGTTTTAACACTTTGATAAAGGGATTTTGCCGGGAGAGGAAATTGAGTGAGGCTATGGGCCTGAAGAAATGGATGGAATGTGCTAATGTAGTTCCTGATTTGGTCACATATAATGTTCTAATAGATGGTTATTTCAGGGAGGGTCAGGTGGATGAAGCTATCGAATTGTGGGAGGAGATGAGGAAACGGTTAGAACCTGATGTTATTGTGTATAGTACACTCATAAATGGATATTGCAGCAGCGGAGATGTTGATAGAGCTAGCGAAATTTTTGATGAAATGTTGAGAAAAGGAGTTTCGCCCAATAATGTTACGTATACTTGTTTGATTATTGGTCTTTGTAAGAAGGGAAAACTAGAAAAAACCAAGACATTGTTCAATGATATGATAGGACGTGGGATACGCCCTGATGTCGTTATATTCACTGGTATGGTTGGTGGGCTTTGTGAACTTGGGAAAACCAAGAAAGCGGTGGAGTTATTTGATTTTATGTTGGAAAAAGGCGAAGGTATTAGTATTACAACTTACAACACTCTAATTAATGGATTATGCAAGGTTGGGTTGTTGGATGATGCATTTAGGATTCTGGAAATGATGGTTGACCAGAATATGAAGCCTGATGTGGTGAGTTATAATACAATACTGAAAGGCCTTTGTGACATGGGAAAGGTTGATGGTGCCCTGAAACTTTTCAATTCGATGAACTTGAATAAAAATCATGCCAAGCCAGATTCTTGGACACTAACCACTTTAATTCAAGGCCTGTGCAAGGAGGGTCGTCTTACAAAGGCGGAGATAGTCAATCGTGAGATGGTTGAATACAAGAAACTGAGGGATGTTGGGCCTTATACTGTCCTAATTGATGCTCATTTGAAGTCGAAAAATGTTAAAAAGGCTATGCGCCTATGGAGGGAGGTTTTTGAACTGGGATTGATTCCAGATTCATTGATTTACAGTGCTACAATAGAGGGATTATGCAAATGTGGCTTAATCAACGTGGCAAAAGgtatttttacgaaaatgagAACCAATGGTCCTACTCCTACCACGTTTGACCATAACACATTAATGGCGGCTTTACGCAGGGAGAGTAGCTTGGAGCAAGCAAGAACTTTGTTCAAATATTTGGTCAGTGGAAAATGCCAACCAGATGTTATCTCTTACAACATTATCATTGAATCAAGCATTAAAGCAGGGGATGTTGAGTTTAGCAACGAACTACTGGTTGATATGCAGAATAGGGGATTGAAACCTGATGCGTGGACATTTTCAATCTTGATCAACAGGTTTTCAAAATTAGGAATGATGGAAGAAGCTAAAAGCGTATATGATCGAACGACGGCATGTGGATTCTCACCAGATGTTTTTGTTTTCGATTCTTTACTCAAGGGATTTAGTGCAGTGGGTAAAACAGAAGAAATAGTTGTGTTGCTTCACCAAATTGCAGATTCAGGTGTTGTTCTGGACGATGAACTGACTTCTACAATATTGATGTGTATATGTGGTATCCCCGAGGCAGAAGATATTGTTAAGCTTCTACCATCTTTTAACCATGATGTATCAAATTCAAAAAGAAGCAGTCTCATGCATGATAAGTTGCTAACCAAACTCCACAATAGTGCTGACCAGCTTCATACGTCaaccccttga
- the LOC142555203 gene encoding uncharacterized protein LOC142555203 isoform X1: MTVSMIRTRLFLNPCFYFPTQNKIFSNFFTSTPGLNLSPVPSTKKLDMVESQINSLSQKPITQIQLRNVYGLFEQSLDTGVVPSEPNFNLLFQILAKNKEYKMAFSVYKRMSIHEILSSYLSLSALVECLVHFCIPQLAMAVIGLILKHGYSVHVYVVNLILNCFCCNGLVIKAEELLGEMGRNGVLPDRVSFNTLIKGFCRERKLSEAMGLKKWMECANVVPDLVTYNVLIDGYFREGQVDEAIELWEEMRKRLEPDVIVYSTLINGYCSSGDVDRASEIFDEMLRKGVSPNNVTYTCLIIGLCKKGKLEKTKTLFNDMIGRGIRPDVVIFTGMVGGLCELGKTKKAVELFDFMLEKGEGISITTYNTLINGLCKVGLLDDAFRILEMMVDQNMKPDVVSYNTILKGLCDMGKVDGALKLFNSMNLNKNHAKPDSWTLTTLIQGLCKEGRLTKAEIVNREMVEYKKLRDVGPYTVLIDAHLKSKNVKKAMRLWREVFELGLIPDSLIYSATIEGLCKCGLINVAKGIFTKMRTNGPTPTTFDHNTLMAALRRESSLEQARTLFKYLVSGKCQPDVISYNIIIESSIKAGDVEFSNELLVDMQNRGLKPDAWTFSILINRFSKLGMMEEAKSVYDRTTACGFSPDVFVFDSLLKGFSAVGKTEEIVVLLHQIADSGVVLDDELTSTILMCICGIPEAEDIVKLLPSFNHDVSNSKRSSLMHDKLLTKLHNSADQLHTSTP, encoded by the coding sequence ATGACAGTGAGCATGATTCGGACAAGGCTGTTTTTAAACCCTTGTTTCTATTTTCCAACCCAAAATaagatattttcaaatttcttcacTTCAACCCCAGGCTTAAACCTTTCTCCAGTCCCATCAACCAAAAAATTAGACATGGTCGAATCCCAAATAAATTCTTTATCTCAAAAACCCATCACCCAAATCCAGTTGAGAAATGTTTATGGACTTTTTGAGCAATCCTTGGACACGGGTGTTGTTCCTTCGGAGCCTAATTTCAATCTTTTGTTTCAAATTCTTGCCAAGAATAAAGAGTACAAGATGGCTTTCAGTGTTTACAAGAGAATGAGTATTCATGAGATTTTGTCTTCATACTTGTCACTATCTGCTCTAGTTGAGTGTTTGGTGCATTTCTGTATTCCGCAGTTGGCTATGGCAGTGATTGGTTTGATTTTGAAGCACGGATATAGCGTTCATGTTTATGTTGTGAATCTTATATTGAATTGTTTTTGTTGTAATGGGTTAGTTATAAAGGCAGAGGAATTATTAGGTGAGATGGGTAGAAATGGTGTGTTGCCGGATCGAGTTAGTTTTAACACTTTGATAAAGGGATTTTGCCGGGAGAGGAAATTGAGTGAGGCTATGGGCCTGAAGAAATGGATGGAATGTGCTAATGTAGTTCCTGATTTGGTCACATATAATGTTCTAATAGATGGTTATTTCAGGGAGGGTCAGGTGGATGAAGCTATCGAATTGTGGGAGGAGATGAGGAAACGGTTAGAACCTGATGTTATTGTGTATAGTACACTCATAAATGGATATTGCAGCAGCGGAGATGTTGATAGAGCTAGCGAAATTTTTGATGAAATGTTGAGAAAAGGAGTTTCGCCCAATAATGTTACGTATACTTGTTTGATTATTGGTCTTTGTAAGAAGGGAAAACTAGAAAAAACCAAGACATTGTTCAATGATATGATAGGACGTGGGATACGCCCTGATGTCGTTATATTCACTGGTATGGTTGGTGGGCTTTGTGAACTTGGGAAAACCAAGAAAGCGGTGGAGTTATTTGATTTTATGTTGGAAAAAGGCGAAGGTATTAGTATTACAACTTACAACACTCTAATTAATGGATTATGCAAGGTTGGGTTGTTGGATGATGCATTTAGGATTCTGGAAATGATGGTTGACCAGAATATGAAGCCTGATGTGGTGAGTTATAATACAATACTGAAAGGCCTTTGTGACATGGGAAAGGTTGATGGTGCCCTGAAACTTTTCAATTCGATGAACTTGAATAAAAATCATGCCAAGCCAGATTCTTGGACACTAACCACTTTAATTCAAGGCCTGTGCAAGGAGGGTCGTCTTACAAAGGCGGAGATAGTCAATCGTGAGATGGTTGAATACAAGAAACTGAGGGATGTTGGGCCTTATACTGTCCTAATTGATGCTCATTTGAAGTCGAAAAATGTTAAAAAGGCTATGCGCCTATGGAGGGAGGTTTTTGAACTGGGATTGATTCCAGATTCATTGATTTACAGTGCTACAATAGAGGGATTATGCAAATGTGGCTTAATCAACGTGGCAAAAGgtatttttacgaaaatgagAACCAATGGTCCTACTCCTACCACGTTTGACCATAACACATTAATGGCGGCTTTACGCAGGGAGAGTAGCTTGGAGCAAGCAAGAACTTTGTTCAAATATTTGGTCAGTGGAAAATGCCAACCAGATGTTATCTCTTACAACATTATCATTGAATCAAGCATTAAAGCAGGGGATGTTGAGTTTAGCAACGAACTACTGGTTGATATGCAGAATAGGGGATTGAAACCTGATGCGTGGACATTTTCAATCTTGATCAACAGGTTTTCAAAATTAGGAATGATGGAAGAAGCTAAAAGCGTATATGATCGAACGACGGCATGTGGATTCTCACCAGATGTTTTTGTTTTCGATTCTTTACTCAAGGGATTTAGTGCAGTGGGTAAAACAGAAGAAATAGTTGTGTTGCTTCACCAAATTGCAGATTCAGGTGTTGTTCTGGACGATGAACTGACTTCTACAATATTGATGTGTATATGTGGTATCCCCGAGGCAGAAGATATTGTTAAGCTTCTACCATCTTTTAACCATGATGTATCAAATTCAAAAAGAAGCAGTCTCATGCATGATAAGTTGCTAACCAAACTCCACAATAGTGCTGACCAGCTTCATACGTCaaccccttga